A DNA window from Thiopseudomonas alkaliphila contains the following coding sequences:
- a CDS encoding ribosomal protein uL16 3-hydroxylase — translation MPLEVLGGLTADVFLRDYWQKKPLIIRQAFPNFITPLASDELAGLSLEEELESRIIIEHGETPWQLKHGPFTETTFAELPASHWTLLVQAVDQFIPEVQEILQHFNFLPSWRIDDVMISFATEGGSVGPHYDNYDVFLLQTEGHRRWKVGQFCDHSSPLLAHDSLRLLAHFEQSEEWVLAPGDMLYLPPCLAHWGIAEDNCQTWSVGFRAPSAAEVLTHYTDYLTRFIPDEDRFSDSNRSPLTDSAEIRAEDLAQVKRLLTEHLSDDRLLLSWFGQFMTDPKYPERVQGIEIDLDSLLEALQQGALLVRNPSARLAWSQVTLEGETGLLFFVSGNSRLLSAKLAQLLTLLCSADALHLANLAPWLESEEATTLIVELVKQGSLEFADE, via the coding sequence ATGCCCCTTGAAGTCCTTGGCGGCCTAACCGCGGACGTTTTTTTACGCGATTACTGGCAAAAAAAGCCACTCATCATTCGCCAGGCCTTTCCCAACTTTATAACCCCGCTCGCCTCCGATGAGCTCGCCGGCTTATCCCTAGAGGAAGAACTAGAGTCACGCATTATTATTGAGCATGGCGAAACACCTTGGCAGCTCAAGCATGGGCCCTTTACCGAAACAACCTTTGCTGAACTTCCTGCCAGTCACTGGACGCTATTGGTTCAAGCGGTTGACCAGTTTATTCCTGAAGTGCAAGAAATTTTGCAGCACTTTAACTTTCTGCCCAGCTGGCGAATTGATGATGTCATGATTAGCTTTGCTACAGAAGGCGGCAGTGTGGGGCCACACTACGACAATTACGATGTATTTTTATTGCAAACCGAAGGCCATCGGCGCTGGAAAGTTGGGCAATTTTGTGATCATAGCAGCCCCTTATTAGCACACGACAGCCTACGTTTACTGGCACACTTTGAACAGTCGGAGGAATGGGTGTTAGCGCCCGGCGATATGCTGTATTTACCGCCCTGTTTAGCCCACTGGGGAATTGCCGAAGATAACTGCCAAACCTGGTCAGTGGGTTTTCGCGCACCCAGCGCTGCCGAAGTACTGACCCATTACACCGACTACCTCACACGCTTTATTCCTGATGAAGATCGCTTTAGCGATAGCAATCGCAGCCCCCTGACTGATAGCGCTGAAATTCGCGCCGAAGACTTAGCGCAAGTCAAACGTTTACTGACCGAACATCTCAGTGATGATCGTTTACTACTCAGCTGGTTTGGCCAGTTTATGACTGATCCCAAATACCCCGAGCGCGTGCAAGGCATCGAGATCGACTTAGACTCTTTGCTCGAAGCCCTCCAGCAAGGTGCGCTTTTAGTGCGCAACCCTTCAGCTCGCCTAGCCTGGAGCCAGGTCACACTCGAGGGTGAAACCGGCCTCTTGTTCTTTGTTAGTGGTAATAGCCGCTTATTGTCTGCCAAGTTAGCACAATTGCTGACTTTACTCTGCTCTGCAGATGCGCTTCACTTAGCCAATTTAGCTCCTTGGCTTGAATCCGAGGAAGCCACTACACTGATTGTTGAATTAGTTAAACAAGGCAGTCTGGAGTTTGCCGATGAATGA
- a CDS encoding GNAT family N-acetyltransferase has translation MNDIHVRIADWNHDNADLRRIRESVFQQEQGVPAEQEWDSEDDTATHFLAFEGQFAVGTARLLPDASIGRVAVLKDWRGMHIGELIMQAVIAEAERQGMQEQILTAQTHATAFYERLGFKVTSEEFIEAGIPHVEMLRRSTP, from the coding sequence ATGAATGATATCCACGTAAGAATTGCCGATTGGAATCATGACAATGCGGATTTACGCCGTATTCGTGAGAGTGTGTTTCAACAAGAACAAGGTGTACCTGCCGAACAAGAATGGGACAGCGAAGACGATACCGCGACCCACTTTTTAGCTTTTGAAGGCCAGTTTGCTGTGGGAACTGCGCGCTTATTACCAGATGCTAGTATTGGTCGCGTTGCGGTTTTGAAAGACTGGCGCGGTATGCATATTGGCGAGCTGATTATGCAAGCAGTGATTGCCGAAGCCGAGCGCCAAGGTATGCAAGAACAAATTCTCACTGCACAAACCCATGCTACTGCATTTTATGAGCGCTTAGGCTTTAAGGTCACCAGTGAAGAGTTTATTGAAGCGGGCATTCCCCATGTTGAAATGCTTCGTCGCAGTACTCCCTAA
- a CDS encoding isocitrate lyase, whose translation MSTYQNEIKAIAALKDKAGSGWSAINPEYAARMRIQNRFKTGLDIAKYTAAIMRKDMAEYDADSSVYTQSLGCWHGFIGQQKLISIKKHLQTTNKRYLYLSGWMVAALRSEFGPLPDQSMHEKNSVAHLIEELYTFLRQADTRELDLLFTALDKARKAGDKAEEAAILNQIENFETHVVPIIADIDAGFGNEEATYLMAKQMIEAGAAAIQIENQVSDEKQCGHQDGKVTVPHADFLAKINAVRYAFLELGVDDGVIVARTDSLGAGLTKQIAVTNEPGDLGDQYNSFLDGDYINDASEIENGDVVIKSNGKLLKPKRLASGLFQFREGTGFDRVVLDCVTSLQNGADLLWIETEKPHVGQIAEMVNEIRKTVPDAKLVYNNSPSFNWTLNFRQQVFDDWAAEGKDVSAYDRDRLMSADYDGTELCDEADARIQSFQKDASREAGIFHHLITLPTYHTAALSTDNLAKGYFGEQGMLAYVEGVQRKEIRQGIACVRHQNMAGSDIGDTHKEYFSGDAALKASGEDNTMNQFDNV comes from the coding sequence ATGTCAACTTATCAGAACGAAATTAAGGCAATTGCCGCTCTTAAAGATAAAGCCGGTAGCGGCTGGAGTGCGATCAACCCTGAGTACGCTGCTCGTATGCGCATTCAGAACCGTTTCAAAACCGGTTTAGATATCGCCAAATACACTGCAGCCATCATGCGTAAAGATATGGCTGAGTACGATGCCGACTCTTCTGTATACACCCAGTCACTGGGCTGCTGGCACGGTTTCATTGGTCAGCAAAAACTGATCTCCATCAAGAAGCACTTACAAACCACTAACAAGCGCTACCTCTACCTCTCAGGTTGGATGGTTGCTGCTCTGCGTTCAGAGTTTGGTCCACTACCTGACCAATCCATGCACGAGAAAAACTCTGTTGCACACCTGATCGAAGAGCTCTACACCTTCTTACGTCAAGCTGATACCCGTGAACTAGATCTTCTGTTCACTGCGTTAGACAAAGCACGTAAAGCAGGCGACAAAGCTGAAGAAGCTGCGATCTTAAACCAGATCGAAAACTTCGAAACTCACGTAGTACCTATCATTGCTGACATTGATGCTGGTTTCGGTAACGAAGAAGCCACCTACTTAATGGCTAAGCAAATGATCGAAGCAGGTGCTGCAGCGATTCAGATCGAAAACCAAGTATCTGACGAGAAGCAGTGTGGTCACCAAGACGGTAAAGTAACCGTTCCACACGCTGACTTCCTAGCTAAAATCAACGCTGTACGTTACGCGTTCCTAGAATTAGGCGTTGACGACGGTGTAATCGTTGCCCGTACTGACTCCTTAGGCGCTGGCTTAACCAAGCAAATCGCAGTAACTAACGAGCCAGGCGACTTAGGCGACCAGTACAACAGCTTCCTAGATGGCGACTACATCAATGATGCTAGCGAAATCGAGAACGGCGACGTTGTAATCAAATCTAACGGTAAACTGCTGAAGCCTAAGCGCTTAGCCAGCGGCTTATTCCAGTTCCGCGAAGGCACCGGTTTTGACCGCGTTGTTCTAGACTGCGTAACTTCTCTACAAAACGGTGCAGACTTACTCTGGATCGAAACCGAGAAGCCACACGTTGGTCAGATCGCTGAAATGGTTAACGAAATCCGTAAGACTGTTCCAGACGCTAAGCTGGTGTACAACAACAGCCCATCGTTCAACTGGACACTGAACTTCCGTCAGCAAGTATTTGATGACTGGGCAGCAGAAGGTAAAGACGTATCAGCTTACGATCGTGACCGCTTAATGAGCGCTGACTACGACGGTACTGAGCTGTGCGACGAAGCCGATGCACGCATCCAGAGCTTCCAGAAAGATGCTTCACGTGAAGCAGGTATCTTCCACCACTTAATTACCCTGCCGACCTACCACACGGCAGCACTGTCCACTGACAACCTAGCTAAAGGTTACTTCGGTGAGCAAGGTATGCTGGCTTACGTTGAAGGCGTACAGCGTAAAGAAATCCGCCAAGGTATTGCGTGCGTACGTCACCAAAACATGGCTGGTTCTGACATCGGTGATACTCACAAAGAGTACTTCTCTGGTGACGCAGCGCTGAAAGCAAGCGGTGAAGACAACACCATGAATCAGTTCGATAACGTTTAA
- the tcdA gene encoding tRNA cyclic N6-threonylcarbamoyladenosine(37) synthase TcdA, with protein MSMIEQRFGGIERLYGKQGLARLQAAHVAVVGIGGVGSWVAEALARSGVGELSLFDLDDVCVTNINRQMPALESTVGQLKVEVVAERIWQINPACIVHAVPDFVTRETMAEYITEDLDFVVDAIDSVAAKAALIAWCKRRKIQLVTTGGAGGQIDPTQIQVTDLNKTFNDPLAAKVRGLLRRDYNFSRTPGRHYSVPCVFSTEQLKYPKPDGGVCQSKQFVGEGVKLDCAGGFGAVMMVTATFGMAAAAKAVEKIVAGARRPSERSKV; from the coding sequence TTGAGCATGATAGAGCAACGCTTTGGTGGTATTGAGCGCTTATACGGTAAGCAGGGTCTAGCACGCTTGCAGGCAGCCCATGTCGCAGTGGTTGGAATAGGTGGCGTAGGATCGTGGGTGGCAGAAGCTTTGGCGCGCAGTGGCGTGGGCGAGTTGTCGTTATTTGACTTGGATGATGTCTGTGTGACAAACATTAACCGGCAAATGCCCGCCTTAGAGAGCACCGTGGGGCAATTAAAAGTTGAGGTAGTCGCTGAGCGTATTTGGCAAATTAATCCGGCCTGTATTGTGCATGCGGTGCCTGATTTTGTAACCCGCGAGACCATGGCAGAGTACATCACTGAAGATTTAGATTTTGTGGTTGATGCCATTGATAGTGTGGCTGCCAAAGCGGCATTGATTGCTTGGTGCAAGCGTCGAAAAATTCAATTAGTCACTACTGGCGGGGCAGGTGGACAGATTGATCCAACCCAGATTCAAGTCACTGATTTAAATAAAACCTTTAATGACCCATTGGCAGCCAAGGTGCGAGGGTTGTTGCGCCGTGATTATAATTTCTCGCGCACGCCCGGCAGGCATTACTCCGTGCCTTGTGTGTTTTCAACAGAGCAGCTGAAATACCCCAAACCTGATGGTGGAGTGTGTCAGAGCAAGCAGTTTGTAGGTGAAGGGGTTAAGCTTGATTGTGCCGGCGGGTTTGGTGCGGTGATGATGGTGACAGCTACTTTTGGTATGGCTGCTGCGGCTAAAGCGGTAGAAAAAATTGTCGCCGGCGCACGGAGGCCGAGCGAGCGCAGCAAAGTTTAG
- a CDS encoding DUF1883 domain-containing protein, whose translation MKFVHQREELKEGDTVVITCSQPCNIRLMNDANFRSFKNGGRHSYHGGLFDRFPARIKIPKDGAWNITLDTANRRAISVTRKINFTHSIKIIRQK comes from the coding sequence ATGAAATTTGTCCACCAACGTGAAGAGCTTAAAGAAGGTGATACCGTCGTTATTACCTGCTCCCAACCCTGCAATATTCGCTTAATGAATGATGCTAACTTTCGCAGCTTTAAAAACGGCGGTCGTCACAGCTACCATGGCGGCCTGTTTGATCGCTTTCCAGCTCGGATTAAGATCCCCAAGGACGGCGCTTGGAATATCACCTTAGATACTGCCAATCGCCGAGCGATCAGTGTCACACGCAAGATTAACTTTACCCACAGCATTAAGATTATTCGGCAAAAATAA
- a CDS encoding putative RNA methyltransferase, which yields MTQRLPPLICPLCRTPLKPHLNSLRCEQQHNFDRAKQGYYHLLPVQHKKSREPGDNQAMVEARRRFLGQQFYLPIAEQLSQAAQQIAPNHWLDIGCGEGFYTQHLGRQLSHSQGIGLDISKEAVKHASSKHSPITWLVSSMNNLPVADQSIALITSLFSPLDWQECARVLAPNGQVLKVSPASQHLIELRQQLYAQVHAYDDNKHAQEAPKTFNLSRSEYLSFSLELPTAQDRADLLAMTPHGWRAAEEKRQHFINHPQTVTVAVRFDWFSLS from the coding sequence ATGACTCAGCGCCTGCCTCCGCTTATTTGCCCTCTGTGCCGCACACCGCTTAAGCCTCATCTCAATAGCTTAAGGTGTGAGCAGCAGCACAACTTTGACCGCGCTAAACAGGGCTATTACCATCTACTGCCGGTCCAGCATAAAAAAAGCCGTGAGCCAGGCGACAATCAAGCGATGGTTGAAGCACGCCGCCGGTTTCTCGGGCAGCAGTTTTACCTACCGATTGCCGAGCAGCTTAGTCAGGCAGCGCAACAGATAGCCCCTAACCACTGGCTCGATATCGGTTGCGGCGAAGGTTTCTACACCCAACACTTAGGCCGGCAGCTAAGCCATAGCCAAGGCATAGGTTTGGATATCTCTAAAGAAGCAGTTAAGCACGCCAGCAGCAAGCATTCGCCAATCACTTGGCTGGTGTCTAGTATGAATAATCTTCCCGTTGCCGATCAGTCAATAGCGCTAATCACTAGCTTATTTAGCCCGCTCGACTGGCAAGAGTGTGCACGAGTACTCGCGCCCAACGGGCAAGTACTTAAAGTTAGTCCGGCTAGCCAGCATTTAATTGAGCTACGCCAACAACTCTATGCGCAAGTGCATGCATATGACGACAATAAGCATGCCCAAGAAGCGCCTAAGACATTTAACCTAAGTCGCAGCGAGTACCTCAGTTTCAGCCTTGAACTGCCCACTGCTCAAGATCGCGCAGACTTACTGGCCATGACGCCCCATGGCTGGCGAGCAGCTGAAGAAAAGCGCCAACACTTTATTAATCATCCACAAACGGTCACAGTTGCAGTACGCTTTGACTGGTTTTCACTTAGTTGA
- the purL gene encoding phosphoribosylformylglycinamidine synthase, translated as MLILRGAPALSPFRHGKLLEQLTQKVPAVTGLYAEFAHFVEVSSALSSEEGQTLSRLLQYGPTVAQQEPAGRLFLVVPRFGTISPWSSKATDIAQNCGLAKIERIERGIAYYVAGELSDADAQQLAASLHDRMTELVLGAMEEASALFNHAQPKPMSSVPVLTEGREALVAANISLGLALAEDEIDYLVESFTKLGRNPNDVELMMFAQANSEHCRHKIFNASWDIDGEAQEKSLFAMIKNTYQMNSEGVLSAYKDNAAVMEGFTAGRFYPNPATKEYAAIEQPVHILMKVETHNHPTAIAPFPGASTGSGGEIRDEGATGRGAKPKAGLTGFTVSNLNIPGFEQPWEKAYGKPERIVTPLDIMLEGPLGGAAFNNEFGRPALTGYFRTFEQSINTPRGEEVRGYHKPIMLAGGMGNIREDHVQKDEISVGGKLIVLGGPAMLIGLGGGAASSMATGSSSADLDFASVQRDNPEMERRCQEVIDRCWQMGENNPIKFIHDVGAGGLSNAFPELVNDAGRGGVFNLRNIPNDEPGMSPLEIWCNESQERYVLSVDAKDLALFTEICERERCPFAVVGEATEERQLTVEDSHFNNKPVDMPLEVLLGKAPRMHRSVTREAEIGDDFSAAAAPMQEAIERVLRHPAVASKKFLITIGDRSVTGLVARDQFVGPWQVPVADCAVTATSFDVYTGEAMAMGERTPLAVLDAPASGRMAVGEAVTNLAAAAIAKVSDIRLSANWMAAAGHPGEDVRLYETVKAVGMELCPELGITIPVGKDSMSMQTNWQEQGEDKAVISPLSLVITGFAPVQDVRRTLTPELRLDKGASELLLIDLGRGQNRMGASILAQVYSQVGQSVPDVDRAADLKGFFDSIQALNQQGKLLAYHDRSDGGLAAAAIEMAFAGHCGLQLTLDELCSSADDTMAALFNEELGAVIQIAQADRAAVLAMFEQNGLADCVKPIGQPVTGGQVRISFAGNDLFVGERRILQRIWTETSYQIQRLRDNEECAEQEFDALLDEQDPGLSAKVTFDINQNIAAPYINKGVRPKVAVLREQGVNGHVEMAAAFDKAGFAAVDVHMSDILAGRIDLASFKGLAACGGFSYGDVLGAGGGWSKSILFNNKARDNFAAFFERADSFTLGVCNGCQMLSNLQELIPGAEFWPRFVRNRSEQFEARVAMVEVQESPSIFLQGMAGSRLPVVVAHGEGQVEYPSQEALLESDLSGCVGLRYVDNYGKVTEAFPANPNGSARGITGLTSRDGRATIMMPHPERVFRAVQNSWHPEEWQEDGAWLRMFRNARVWVD; from the coding sequence ATGCTGATTTTGCGCGGCGCACCCGCTCTTTCCCCGTTTCGACACGGAAAATTGCTCGAGCAATTAACCCAAAAAGTTCCTGCTGTTACTGGTTTGTATGCCGAGTTTGCTCACTTTGTAGAAGTATCTTCGGCATTAAGCAGTGAAGAAGGGCAAACCCTTAGCCGTCTTTTGCAGTACGGTCCAACCGTTGCTCAGCAAGAGCCCGCAGGCCGTTTATTTCTAGTGGTGCCACGTTTTGGCACGATTTCTCCGTGGTCAAGTAAGGCAACAGATATCGCACAAAACTGTGGTTTGGCCAAGATTGAGCGAATTGAGCGCGGGATTGCCTACTACGTGGCGGGTGAGTTATCCGATGCCGACGCCCAACAATTAGCCGCTAGCTTGCATGATCGGATGACCGAGCTGGTACTCGGCGCGATGGAAGAAGCCTCGGCGCTATTTAACCATGCACAGCCGAAGCCAATGAGTTCGGTGCCGGTATTGACTGAAGGGCGTGAGGCATTAGTTGCGGCAAATATTAGTTTAGGCCTTGCGTTAGCTGAAGATGAAATTGATTACTTAGTCGAAAGCTTTACTAAGTTAGGCCGCAATCCTAATGATGTTGAACTCATGATGTTTGCCCAAGCAAACTCAGAGCACTGCCGCCATAAAATCTTTAATGCCAGCTGGGATATTGATGGCGAAGCCCAAGAAAAATCCCTGTTTGCAATGATTAAAAACACCTATCAAATGAACAGTGAAGGTGTGCTGTCAGCGTATAAAGATAACGCGGCAGTAATGGAAGGGTTTACTGCCGGTCGTTTCTATCCTAATCCTGCCACTAAAGAATATGCGGCGATTGAACAGCCCGTGCATATTTTGATGAAGGTGGAAACCCACAACCACCCCACGGCGATTGCGCCTTTCCCTGGCGCATCAACCGGTTCTGGTGGTGAAATCCGTGACGAAGGAGCGACCGGTCGCGGTGCTAAACCGAAAGCGGGTTTAACCGGATTTACTGTTTCTAACTTAAATATTCCAGGGTTTGAGCAGCCGTGGGAAAAAGCCTACGGTAAGCCAGAGCGTATCGTAACGCCGCTGGATATCATGCTAGAAGGTCCTTTAGGTGGCGCGGCGTTTAACAACGAGTTTGGTCGTCCTGCGTTAACCGGTTATTTCCGTACCTTTGAGCAAAGCATTAATACCCCACGCGGTGAAGAAGTGCGGGGTTACCACAAGCCGATTATGTTGGCTGGTGGTATGGGGAATATCCGTGAAGATCACGTTCAGAAAGACGAAATCTCCGTTGGTGGCAAGCTGATTGTGCTGGGTGGTCCTGCGATGCTGATTGGTTTAGGTGGCGGTGCTGCTTCCTCCATGGCAACCGGTAGTAGCTCGGCTGACTTAGATTTTGCTTCGGTGCAACGGGATAACCCAGAAATGGAGCGTCGCTGCCAAGAAGTGATCGATCGCTGCTGGCAAATGGGGGAGAACAACCCGATTAAATTTATTCACGACGTGGGTGCCGGCGGTTTATCTAACGCTTTCCCTGAGTTGGTGAATGATGCGGGACGCGGTGGCGTATTTAACTTACGCAATATTCCTAATGATGAGCCAGGTATGAGCCCGCTTGAGATTTGGTGTAACGAATCCCAAGAGCGTTATGTATTGTCGGTTGATGCCAAAGATTTGGCGCTCTTTACTGAGATCTGTGAGCGTGAACGTTGCCCGTTTGCCGTAGTAGGTGAGGCCACTGAAGAACGCCAGCTCACCGTAGAAGACAGTCATTTTAATAATAAGCCAGTGGACATGCCGCTGGAGGTCTTATTAGGTAAAGCACCACGGATGCATCGTTCGGTTACCCGTGAAGCTGAGATCGGCGATGATTTCTCCGCCGCTGCAGCGCCTATGCAAGAGGCGATTGAACGTGTTTTACGTCATCCAGCCGTGGCTAGCAAAAAATTCTTAATCACCATTGGTGATCGTTCTGTGACTGGACTTGTCGCCCGTGATCAGTTTGTGGGACCGTGGCAAGTACCAGTGGCAGATTGTGCTGTGACTGCCACCAGTTTTGATGTATACACTGGTGAAGCCATGGCGATGGGTGAGCGTACACCATTGGCCGTATTAGATGCGCCTGCATCTGGTCGTATGGCGGTTGGTGAAGCGGTCACTAACTTAGCCGCAGCCGCTATCGCTAAGGTGTCTGATATTCGTTTATCCGCGAACTGGATGGCGGCAGCTGGGCACCCGGGCGAAGATGTACGTTTATACGAAACCGTTAAAGCGGTGGGTATGGAGCTTTGCCCTGAGCTTGGTATTACCATTCCAGTGGGTAAAGACTCGATGTCGATGCAAACCAACTGGCAAGAGCAAGGCGAAGACAAAGCAGTAATTTCACCGTTATCGCTGGTGATTACAGGCTTTGCACCGGTTCAAGATGTGCGTCGTACCTTGACTCCAGAGCTGCGTTTAGACAAAGGCGCTAGCGAACTTCTACTGATTGATTTGGGCCGCGGGCAAAATCGGATGGGGGCTTCTATTTTGGCGCAGGTGTATAGCCAAGTAGGTCAAAGCGTACCAGACGTTGATCGGGCTGCCGATCTCAAAGGATTCTTTGACTCAATCCAAGCGTTAAATCAACAAGGCAAATTACTGGCTTACCATGACCGTTCAGATGGTGGATTAGCCGCTGCTGCGATTGAAATGGCGTTTGCCGGTCATTGTGGTTTACAGCTCACGCTGGATGAGTTGTGCTCTTCTGCAGACGATACCATGGCAGCGTTATTTAACGAAGAGTTAGGAGCAGTGATTCAAATTGCTCAAGCTGACCGTGCAGCGGTATTGGCTATGTTTGAGCAAAATGGTTTAGCTGATTGCGTTAAGCCTATTGGGCAGCCGGTAACCGGTGGCCAAGTACGCATTAGCTTTGCTGGCAATGACTTATTTGTTGGTGAGCGTCGTATTTTACAGCGTATCTGGACTGAAACCAGTTACCAGATTCAGCGCTTACGGGACAACGAAGAATGTGCTGAGCAAGAGTTTGATGCGCTATTAGACGAGCAAGATCCTGGCTTGTCGGCCAAAGTAACATTTGATATCAACCAAAATATTGCTGCGCCATACATCAATAAAGGTGTGCGTCCTAAAGTAGCTGTGTTGCGTGAGCAGGGTGTGAATGGCCATGTGGAAATGGCTGCTGCCTTTGATAAGGCAGGCTTTGCAGCTGTTGACGTACATATGAGCGACATTCTGGCAGGTCGCATTGATTTGGCGAGCTTTAAAGGCTTAGCTGCTTGTGGTGGCTTCTCTTACGGTGACGTTTTAGGGGCTGGCGGTGGCTGGTCTAAATCGATTCTGTTTAATAACAAAGCGCGCGATAACTTTGCTGCTTTCTTTGAGCGGGCCGATAGCTTTACCTTAGGCGTATGTAATGGTTGTCAAATGCTGTCTAACCTTCAAGAGCTGATTCCTGGGGCAGAATTCTGGCCACGCTTTGTGCGTAACCGCTCCGAGCAGTTTGAAGCACGGGTAGCCATGGTTGAAGTGCAAGAGTCGCCATCAATCTTCCTGCAAGGAATGGCCGGATCGCGTTTACCAGTAGTGGTTGCCCATGGTGAAGGGCAAGTGGAATACCCAAGCCAAGAAGCATTGCTTGAGTCTGATTTATCAGGCTGTGTGGGCTTACGTTATGTGGATAACTACGGCAAAGTAACGGAAGCTTTCCCTGCTAACCCTAACGGCTCGGCGCGTGGTATTACTGGCTTAACCAGCCGTGACGGACGTGCAACCATTATGATGCCGCACCCTGAGCGGGTATTCCGTGCGGTGCAAAACTCTTGGCACCCTGAGGAGTGGCAAGAGGATGGCGCTTGGTTACGGATGTTCCGCAATGCGCGGGTTTGGGTTGATTAA
- the mltF gene encoding membrane-bound lytic murein transglycosylase MltF encodes MLPQALRRYALFYVIFLGLLLLSLASCSRPEPTLLEHVLRSGELHIITRNSPATYFQDRNGETGFEYELANQFAKHLGVRLKVETVDNLDELYQRLASEQSGTPILAAAGLVKTQLRSDQVMYSNGYLEVKPQIIYRQGAERPKNVAQLIGKKITVLQGGYHAEIMRDQQHQHPELTFNQSDKVEIVDLLRLVNERKIDATLVSSNELAINQVYFSEVRVAFTLKPFQQQVWAMAKSEDTSLLAAANEFLSLESTKELLQQLEERYYGHLDTLGYVGAYTFARHLKQRLPSFERFFKQAAKELELDWRLLAAMGYQESHWQPEATSKTGVRGLMMLTLPTAKEMGVTDRLDPKQSIFGGARYIKKIIQDLPAGIHEDDRIWFALAAYNVGMGHLYDARGLARQEGLDPDRWLDVKQMLPRLAEKKWYSQTRHGYARGGEPVHFVNNIRRYYDILTWSTQPQPENSTLNTQQLHTPAIKQ; translated from the coding sequence ATGTTACCACAAGCCTTGCGCCGCTACGCGCTCTTCTACGTAATTTTCCTAGGCTTACTGCTGTTAAGTCTGGCCAGCTGTTCACGCCCTGAGCCCACGTTACTTGAGCACGTTTTACGCTCTGGCGAATTGCATATTATTACCCGAAACAGTCCTGCCACCTATTTTCAAGACCGCAACGGTGAAACTGGCTTTGAATACGAACTGGCCAATCAGTTTGCCAAGCATCTTGGTGTGCGCTTAAAAGTTGAAACGGTAGACAACTTAGATGAGCTGTATCAACGCTTAGCCAGTGAACAGTCTGGCACCCCCATTCTCGCGGCCGCCGGATTGGTAAAAACCCAGCTCCGTAGCGATCAAGTGATGTATTCCAATGGTTATCTTGAAGTCAAACCTCAGATTATTTATCGTCAAGGCGCTGAGCGACCCAAAAATGTTGCACAGCTGATCGGTAAAAAAATCACTGTTTTACAAGGCGGCTACCATGCCGAAATTATGCGTGATCAACAGCACCAACATCCTGAGCTGACATTTAATCAATCGGATAAAGTGGAAATTGTTGATCTATTACGCTTAGTCAATGAGCGCAAAATTGATGCCACCCTAGTTAGTTCTAATGAGCTGGCCATTAACCAAGTGTATTTTTCAGAAGTACGGGTGGCCTTTACCCTAAAGCCGTTTCAGCAACAGGTGTGGGCTATGGCTAAGTCAGAAGATACTAGCCTGCTGGCTGCAGCGAACGAGTTTCTGAGCCTAGAGAGCACCAAGGAGCTGCTGCAGCAACTTGAAGAGCGTTACTACGGCCATTTAGATACGCTTGGCTATGTAGGCGCTTATACTTTTGCCCGTCATTTGAAACAGCGCTTGCCCAGTTTTGAGCGTTTCTTTAAGCAAGCAGCCAAAGAGCTAGAGCTGGATTGGCGCTTACTCGCAGCCATGGGTTATCAAGAGTCACACTGGCAGCCAGAAGCCACCTCAAAAACCGGCGTGCGCGGCCTAATGATGCTGACCTTGCCAACCGCTAAAGAAATGGGGGTCACCGACCGCCTTGACCCCAAACAGAGTATTTTTGGCGGTGCGCGCTACATCAAAAAAATCATTCAAGACTTGCCCGCAGGCATCCATGAAGACGATCGTATTTGGTTTGCCCTAGCTGCCTATAACGTAGGTATGGGGCACCTCTATGATGCGCGTGGATTAGCCCGCCAAGAAGGCCTCGACCCTGACCGCTGGTTAGATGTTAAGCAAATGCTCCCTCGTCTTGCGGAAAAAAAATGGTACAGCCAAACCCGTCATGGCTATGCCCGTGGCGGTGAGCCTGTTCATTTTGTAAATAACATCCGCCGTTATTACGACATCCTCACGTGGTCAACTCAACCTCAACCTGAAAACAGCACCCTAAATACTCAGCAACTGCATACGCCTGCAATTAAACAGTAA